The DNA region GGCCTGGGTCGGGACGCTTCCGCTTTGGCTGGCGATGATGGTGGTTTTCCGTGACATCATGATCATCGGCGGCGTCATCCTGCTGTTCACGCTGAAGGAGACGCTGGCGATGCAGCCGCTCTACATCAGCAAGCTGAACACGGTGGTGCAGATCGCGTTGGCCGCCGCGGTGCTGGCGCCGCCGGCGCTCGGCCTGCCGGACATCCATCTGTACGGGTGGGAGCTGGTCGATGTGCTGGTGTACGCCTGTACGGTGACGACGGTGCTGTCCGGGGTTCTGTACGCGCGGCGCGGGGCGCTGTTGTTCAATCGGCTCGGCGGCGTTCCGTGACGCCGGCCAAGCAACTCCGCTTCTGGCTGATCGGGCTCGGACTGTTCGTC from Azospirillum sp. B510 includes:
- a CDS encoding CDP-alcohol phosphatidyltransferase family protein, whose protein sequence is MSIPNIITFLRIVAVPAAMYMILTGRMEWAFVLFVAAGLSDALDGAIARMFRARTVLGGYLDPLADKALIVGVYVALAWVGTLPLWLAMMVVFRDIMIIGGVILLFTLKETLAMQPLYISKLNTVVQIALAAAVLAPPALGLPDIHLYGWELVDVLVYACTVTTVLSGVLYARRGALLFNRLGGVP